The following are encoded in a window of Clostridium thermarum genomic DNA:
- a CDS encoding putative DNA-binding protein codes for MENHVEMSMLMGFYGTLLTEKQQDILSMYYDENLSLAEISEITNTSRQAIHDIIRRCHKQLLEYEEKLKLKENAIRNTEAKHSLLNSIRELKENISDSACREKIEAIEQEILKLL; via the coding sequence ATGGAAAACCATGTTGAAATGTCTATGTTAATGGGGTTTTATGGAACCCTCCTAACAGAAAAACAGCAGGATATTTTATCTATGTATTACGATGAAAATTTATCTTTGGCTGAGATTTCTGAAATTACTAACACCAGCAGGCAAGCAATTCATGATATTATTAGAAGATGCCACAAGCAGCTTCTAGAGTATGAAGAAAAGCTTAAGCTTAAGGAAAATGCCATAAGGAATACTGAAGCTAAACATTCACTCTTAAACTCCATTAGGGAATTAAAAGAAAATATTTCAGACTCTGCTTGCAGAGAAAAGATAGAAGCAATTGAACAAGAAATATTAAAGTTGTTATAG
- the ffh gene encoding signal recognition particle protein gives MAFEGLASRLQETIKKLKGKGKLTEKDIKEAMREVKLALLEADVNYKVVKNFVNTVSEKCLGNEVMESLTPGQQVIKIVNDELTRLMGGSDSKINYAEHGITVIMLVGLQGAGKTTMAGKLALQMRKNNKKPLLVACDIYRPAAIKQLQVLGKQIDIPVFSMGDKVNPVDIAKGGLEYAENNGNNVVIIDTAGRLHIDDELMEELENIKSVIRPKEILLVVDSMAGQDAVNVAEVFNNRLDITGVILTKLDGDTRGGAALSIREVAQKPIKFVGIGEKMSDLEVFYPDRMASRILGMGDVLSLIEKAQSAIDEKAAKELSERMMTQEFNFEDFLQGMNQMKKLGPINKLLEMMPGVNAKELQGVDFAKGEKELAKVEAIIQSMTKKERTHPSLVSSSPSRKKRIAAGSGTTVQDVNKLIKMFENMKKMTKQMKGLQKNMKKGLFGKFPFMK, from the coding sequence ATGGCTTTTGAAGGATTAGCATCTAGACTGCAGGAAACTATTAAAAAGTTAAAAGGTAAAGGTAAGCTAACAGAAAAAGATATAAAAGAAGCCATGAGAGAGGTTAAGTTAGCTTTGTTGGAAGCTGACGTAAACTACAAGGTGGTTAAGAACTTTGTGAATACTGTCAGTGAAAAGTGTCTTGGTAATGAAGTAATGGAAAGCTTGACACCGGGACAACAGGTTATAAAAATCGTTAATGATGAATTAACCAGACTTATGGGTGGCAGTGACAGTAAGATTAACTATGCTGAACATGGCATAACTGTTATAATGTTAGTTGGTCTGCAAGGTGCAGGTAAGACCACTATGGCAGGAAAATTGGCTCTTCAAATGAGAAAAAACAATAAGAAGCCATTACTAGTTGCCTGTGATATATATAGACCTGCTGCAATAAAGCAATTACAAGTTTTGGGTAAGCAAATTGACATTCCTGTGTTTTCTATGGGGGATAAGGTCAACCCTGTTGATATTGCAAAGGGCGGACTTGAATACGCCGAAAATAATGGCAATAATGTAGTAATCATAGATACAGCTGGCCGATTGCACATAGATGATGAACTGATGGAAGAGTTGGAAAATATAAAGTCAGTTATAAGGCCAAAGGAAATTCTGCTGGTGGTTGATTCCATGGCTGGTCAGGATGCAGTAAATGTGGCAGAAGTTTTCAATAACAGACTGGACATTACTGGTGTAATATTGACTAAGCTTGATGGTGATACAAGAGGCGGTGCAGCCCTTTCCATCAGAGAAGTGGCTCAAAAGCCTATAAAGTTTGTCGGCATAGGCGAAAAGATGAGCGATTTAGAAGTCTTTTATCCTGACAGAATGGCTTCCAGGATTCTTGGTATGGGTGATGTGCTTTCACTTATAGAGAAGGCACAATCGGCTATAGACGAGAAGGCAGCTAAGGAATTAAGCGAAAGGATGATGACTCAAGAGTTCAACTTTGAGGACTTCCTTCAGGGTATGAATCAAATGAAGAAACTTGGCCCTATTAACAAGTTACTGGAGATGATGCCCGGGGTTAATGCCAAAGAACTGCAAGGCGTTGACTTTGCTAAAGGAGAAAAAGAGTTGGCTAAGGTTGAGGCGATTATTCAATCCATGACCAAAAAGGAAAGAACCCATCCTTCTCTGGTAAGCAGCTCCCCATCCCGCAAAAAGAGAATAGCGGCTGGTTCCGGAACTACCGTACAGGATGTTAATAAATTAATAAAAATGTTTGAAAACATGAAGAAGATGACAAAGCAAATGAAGGGGTTACAAAAGAATATGAAAAAAGGTCTATTCGGAAAGTTCCCTTTTATGAAATAA
- the rpsP gene encoding 30S ribosomal protein S16 — MAVKIRLRRMGAHKAPFYRVVVADSKSPRDGRFIEEIGYYNPLVEPSEIKIDAEKAAKWVKNGAQPSDIVKKLFDRAGITEKLSK, encoded by the coding sequence ATGGCAGTAAAGATAAGATTAAGAAGAATGGGTGCACACAAGGCTCCATTTTATAGAGTAGTAGTTGCTGATTCTAAATCCCCAAGAGATGGAAGATTCATAGAAGAAATTGGTTACTATAATCCTCTTGTAGAACCATCTGAAATCAAGATAGATGCAGAGAAGGCAGCTAAATGGGTTAAGAATGGTGCTCAACCATCTGATATAGTTAAAAAGCTATTCGATAGAGCTGGAATTACTGAAAAACTTTCAAAGTAG
- a CDS encoding KH domain-containing protein, producing the protein MRELVEVIAKSLVDNPDMVKVNEIAGEQSIILELKVAPEDMGKVIGKQGRIAKAIRTVVKAAAIKENKRVSVEIL; encoded by the coding sequence ATGAGAGAATTAGTTGAAGTAATAGCTAAATCCTTGGTTGACAATCCTGATATGGTGAAAGTTAATGAAATAGCAGGAGAGCAGTCAATTATTCTGGAACTGAAAGTAGCTCCGGAGGATATGGGAAAAGTAATTGGTAAACAAGGTAGAATAGCTAAGGCTATAAGGACCGTTGTTAAAGCAGCTGCTATAAAAGAAAACAAAAGGGTTTCTGTTGAAATACTGTAG
- the rimM gene encoding ribosome maturation factor RimM (Essential for efficient processing of 16S rRNA): MKDELTIGQIINTHGVKGEIKVHPLTDDIKRFKKLKYVLLDGEEKKVIWVKLQNDKAILKLEGIATMEEAEKLKNKYIKVKRKDAAKLPEGRYFVVDIIGCKVSDTNGKYIGEVKEVIFTGSNDVYWVKGEKDVLVPVIESVVKDIDVENASIIIEPVEVWNYED; the protein is encoded by the coding sequence ATGAAGGATGAATTAACCATTGGTCAAATAATCAATACTCATGGGGTTAAAGGTGAGATAAAGGTACATCCTTTGACAGATGATATAAAGAGATTTAAGAAACTCAAGTATGTTTTACTGGATGGTGAGGAAAAAAAGGTAATTTGGGTTAAACTTCAAAATGATAAAGCTATTCTAAAGCTTGAAGGTATAGCGACTATGGAAGAAGCGGAAAAACTAAAGAACAAATATATAAAAGTAAAAAGAAAAGATGCAGCCAAATTACCTGAAGGAAGATACTTTGTAGTAGATATAATAGGATGCAAGGTAAGTGACACCAATGGAAAGTATATAGGTGAGGTCAAGGAAGTAATCTTTACCGGTAGTAATGATGTATATTGGGTCAAGGGAGAAAAGGACGTCTTGGTACCGGTTATAGAGTCCGTTGTGAAGGATATAGATGTGGAAAATGCTTCTATTATTATTGAGCCTGTAGAGGTATGGAATTATGAAGATTAG
- the trmD gene encoding tRNA (guanosine(37)-N1)-methyltransferase TrmD, translated as MKISILTLFPEMFDVFNYSIIGKAQQRGFLEINTYNIRDFTADKHRKVDDYPYGGGAGMVMSVQPIADCIKHVKALHDGKVIFLGPKGKTFNQELAKELCKEEHLIFLCGHYEGIDERAYNYIDMEVSLGDFVLTGGEAACIPIVDSISRLLPGVLSNDESYKDESFYEGLLEYPQYTRPPVFEEKGVPEVLLSGHHENIRKWRKYQSLKITAERRPDLFSKYQLSTEEKKLLKKFSEEK; from the coding sequence ATGAAGATTAGTATTTTAACCCTTTTTCCGGAGATGTTTGATGTCTTTAATTACAGCATTATCGGAAAAGCTCAGCAAAGGGGCTTCTTGGAGATAAATACATACAATATACGAGATTTTACTGCCGACAAGCATAGGAAGGTTGATGACTATCCTTATGGAGGTGGTGCAGGAATGGTTATGTCCGTTCAACCTATCGCAGACTGTATAAAGCACGTGAAGGCATTACATGATGGCAAGGTGATTTTTCTCGGACCAAAGGGGAAGACGTTTAATCAAGAATTAGCCAAAGAACTCTGTAAGGAAGAACACTTGATTTTCTTGTGCGGACATTACGAAGGCATAGATGAAAGAGCCTACAACTACATAGATATGGAAGTTTCTCTTGGAGATTTTGTACTAACAGGCGGTGAGGCAGCTTGTATACCGATTGTTGACAGTATAAGCAGGCTGCTACCAGGAGTTCTGTCCAATGACGAAAGCTATAAGGATGAGTCCTTCTATGAAGGGCTTCTGGAATATCCGCAATATACCAGACCTCCTGTTTTTGAAGAGAAAGGTGTCCCAGAAGTACTTTTATCCGGACATCACGAAAATATAAGAAAATGGAGAAAATACCAGTCTTTAAAAATCACTGCTGAGAGAAGACCGGACTTGTTTAGTAAATACCAATTAAGTACGGAGGAAAAGAAACTTCTTAAAAAGTTTTCTGAAGAGAAATAA
- a CDS encoding IS30 family transposase: MAKFKHFTLEERVSIEIMLKASLSFKAIARELDRDCTTISKEVKNHIMYKRTGSYGRPFNNCIHRLTCNHTYLCEKSHCRIRRCRFCSDCSKFCSDYKAYTCHLLSKPPYVCNGCASLTKCTLEKAIYNASYAHDEYVLRRSESRSGITISEDEIKRLDKIITPLIQRGQSIHHICVNNRDLIMHSEKSIYNYIDYNLFSTKNIDLPRKVVYRPRKKLKNHFKVDKSYRIGRTYQDFLEFMKENPDTPVVEMDSVEGTKGGKVLLTIHFVDSQFMLAFIRDANTSRSVIDIFENLYLELGPDTFLKLFPVILTDNGSEFTNPKAIEFDRQGNRITRIFYCDPSAPYQKGAAENNHELIRRIVPKGQSFNSFQQKDISLMMSHINSYSRKKLNDQSPYSVFSFLYGAKTLAKLDSELIKPNEIIMNPSLLKY; this comes from the coding sequence ATGGCTAAATTCAAACACTTTACGTTAGAGGAAAGAGTCTCTATTGAAATAATGCTTAAAGCCTCCCTTTCTTTCAAAGCAATAGCCCGAGAGCTTGATCGAGATTGTACAACCATTTCCAAAGAGGTTAAAAATCATATCATGTACAAGCGAACAGGTTCTTACGGTAGACCTTTTAACAACTGTATTCATCGTTTAACTTGCAACCATACATATCTATGTGAGAAATCACATTGTAGAATTCGACGCTGTCGCTTTTGTTCAGATTGTTCAAAATTCTGTTCTGATTACAAAGCATATACTTGTCACTTACTCTCTAAGCCACCTTATGTGTGCAATGGATGTGCTAGCCTTACAAAATGTACTCTGGAGAAAGCAATCTATAATGCTTCCTATGCCCATGATGAATATGTACTTCGTCGTTCTGAGTCACGAAGCGGCATAACTATTTCTGAGGACGAGATTAAACGTCTTGATAAAATCATAACCCCACTCATTCAAAGAGGTCAATCTATACACCATATCTGCGTTAATAACAGAGACCTTATCATGCATAGTGAAAAATCAATCTACAACTATATTGATTACAATCTTTTCTCCACAAAAAATATTGACCTTCCAAGAAAAGTTGTTTATCGTCCAAGAAAAAAGCTTAAAAATCATTTTAAAGTGGATAAGTCCTACAGAATTGGACGCACATATCAGGATTTTCTTGAATTCATGAAGGAAAATCCTGATACTCCAGTAGTTGAAATGGATTCTGTTGAAGGTACTAAAGGTGGTAAGGTGTTGCTCACTATCCATTTCGTTGATTCTCAGTTTATGCTTGCTTTTATTAGGGATGCAAACACTTCACGTTCCGTCATAGATATTTTCGAAAATCTTTATTTGGAACTGGGGCCTGACACTTTTCTAAAACTATTTCCTGTCATTCTAACTGACAACGGCAGTGAGTTTACAAATCCAAAGGCTATCGAGTTTGATAGGCAGGGAAACCGCATAACACGCATCTTCTACTGCGACCCTTCAGCGCCATATCAGAAAGGTGCTGCAGAAAACAACCATGAATTGATCCGGAGAATTGTTCCTAAAGGCCAGAGCTTCAACTCATTTCAACAGAAGGATATCTCATTGATGATGAGTCACATTAATTCTTATTCAAGAAAAAAGCTGAATGACCAGTCTCCATACTCGGTATTCAGCTTCCTTTACGGCGCTAAAACGCTCGCAAAGTTGGATTCAGAACTCATCAAACCAAATGAGATTATCATGAATCCGAGTTTATTAAAATATTAA
- the rplS gene encoding 50S ribosomal protein L19 has protein sequence MNELIRSIEAEQLRKDLPDFNVGDTVKVHVKVKEGNRERIQVFEGTVLKRQNGGLRETFTVRRVAYGVGTERTFPVHAPVIEKIEVVRKGKVRRAKLFYLRNRVGKSAKVKELI, from the coding sequence ATGAATGAATTAATAAGATCAATTGAAGCAGAGCAATTAAGAAAAGACCTACCTGACTTTAATGTTGGAGACACTGTAAAGGTTCATGTTAAGGTTAAAGAAGGTAACAGAGAAAGAATTCAGGTTTTTGAAGGCACAGTTTTAAAGAGACAAAACGGTGGCTTAAGAGAAACTTTCACTGTTAGAAGAGTTGCTTATGGTGTAGGAACTGAAAGAACTTTCCCTGTACATGCTCCAGTAATCGAAAAAATTGAAGTTGTAAGAAAGGGTAAGGTAAGAAGAGCTAAGTTATTCTACCTAAGAAACAGAGTGGGTAAGTCAGCTAAGGTTAAGGAATTAATCTAA
- the ylqF gene encoding ribosome biogenesis GTPase YlqF, whose protein sequence is MKINWFPGHMLKTKKEIKENLKLVDVVIEIRDARIVKSSSNPDIDEICSGKPRIILLNKSDLCEDHVVRSWCKKLSTEEVKALSVNCVTGKGLNEIKPLINELLKEKHDRLKAKGLMNIVTRAMVVGIPNVGKSSFINKMAKNNIAKTGDRPGVTKNKQWIKTKLGLELMDTPGVLWPKFEDMEVGFNLAFTGAIKDEVMDMEELAVHLVRRLQEVAPDRLKERYKLTELCDEPLETLNKIALKRGAIVSGGEVDYNRIANIILDEFRGGKIGKICLELP, encoded by the coding sequence ATGAAGATAAACTGGTTTCCAGGACATATGCTAAAAACAAAGAAGGAAATAAAAGAAAACCTAAAGCTTGTAGACGTTGTTATAGAAATTAGAGATGCCAGAATTGTAAAGTCCAGCTCCAATCCGGATATCGATGAGATATGCAGTGGGAAGCCCAGAATAATACTTTTAAATAAGAGTGACCTATGTGAAGACCACGTAGTGCGCAGTTGGTGTAAAAAGTTATCCACTGAAGAAGTTAAAGCTCTTTCAGTTAACTGTGTTACAGGAAAGGGCTTAAATGAAATAAAGCCCCTTATTAACGAATTGTTAAAAGAGAAGCATGACCGTTTAAAGGCTAAAGGCCTCATGAATATCGTTACAAGGGCTATGGTAGTAGGAATACCTAATGTAGGTAAATCCTCTTTTATCAACAAGATGGCAAAAAATAATATTGCTAAGACCGGCGACAGACCGGGAGTGACAAAAAACAAGCAATGGATTAAGACTAAACTGGGGCTGGAATTGATGGATACACCAGGAGTTTTATGGCCAAAATTTGAAGACATGGAAGTAGGCTTTAATTTAGCTTTCACCGGTGCAATTAAGGATGAAGTTATGGATATGGAGGAGCTTGCAGTCCATCTTGTACGACGTTTGCAGGAAGTTGCACCTGATAGGTTAAAGGAAAGATATAAATTAACGGAACTATGTGATGAGCCGTTAGAGACCTTGAATAAAATTGCACTTAAGCGAGGTGCAATAGTATCTGGTGGGGAAGTTGACTATAATAGAATAGCTAACATCATTTTAGATGAATTCAGAGGCGGGAAAATAGGAAAGATTTGCTTGGAGCTGCCTTAG
- a CDS encoding ribonuclease HII — protein sequence MIEKESIKTIAYKDLHSYVNALCVENYKELDTINNIINILKSDSRKNVVSLGLRLENRVNKFTKEIDRVKAMYEFDRSFGVYEYVAGVDEVGRGPLAGPIVAAAIMLNYDALKNDSMILGLNDSKKISPEKREALFSIITEKAAHYKIVLLDNNAIDAKGIGVCNHEVFLQACQGLEVKPELVLSDGYPIRGYSGNNMAVIKGDSKSAAIAAASIIAKVYRDRLMKEYSKVYPQYGFDKNAGYGTQEHIDAIKKYGITPIHRKSFLKALIE from the coding sequence ATGATCGAAAAAGAAAGTATAAAGACAATAGCCTATAAAGATTTGCACTCATATGTAAATGCACTCTGTGTAGAAAACTATAAAGAGTTAGATACTATTAATAATATAATTAACATATTAAAAAGTGACAGTAGAAAAAATGTTGTAAGTTTAGGGTTAAGGCTTGAAAACCGAGTAAACAAATTTACAAAAGAGATAGACCGTGTTAAGGCCATGTATGAATTTGATAGGAGTTTTGGAGTCTATGAATATGTTGCTGGGGTTGATGAAGTTGGCAGAGGCCCGCTAGCCGGCCCTATTGTGGCAGCAGCCATCATGCTGAATTATGATGCACTAAAGAATGATTCCATGATATTAGGACTTAATGACTCCAAGAAGATCTCTCCGGAGAAGAGAGAAGCACTGTTTAGTATAATAACTGAAAAGGCTGCTCATTATAAAATAGTATTGCTAGACAATAATGCCATAGACGCGAAAGGCATAGGGGTGTGCAACCATGAGGTCTTTCTCCAAGCATGCCAGGGACTTGAGGTTAAGCCAGAATTGGTCCTCTCAGATGGGTATCCCATAAGGGGATACTCCGGCAACAATATGGCAGTAATTAAGGGTGACAGTAAGAGTGCTGCCATTGCCGCAGCGTCCATTATTGCAAAGGTCTATAGGGATAGGCTCATGAAGGAATACAGCAAGGTCTATCCACAGTATGGCTTTGATAAAAATGCTGGTTATGGCACTCAGGAACATATAGATGCAATTAAGAAATATGGAATAACCCCAATTCACAGAAAGAGTTTTTTAAAGGCGCTTATTGAATAA
- a CDS encoding YraN family protein: MINSIDIGIYGEDLALKHFLNEGYTLLRKNYRTKQGEIDLILKLKDILCFVEVKTRYNNNFGTPGQCIDIKKKKRIIKASLIFIYSEKLLNYNVRYDVVEVVLNYKNDSYSINHIEGAFIQ; encoded by the coding sequence TTGATTAATAGTATAGATATAGGGATTTATGGTGAAGATCTTGCTCTTAAGCATTTCCTAAATGAGGGCTATACTTTGTTAAGAAAAAATTATAGAACAAAGCAAGGAGAAATCGACTTAATCCTCAAACTCAAGGACATACTTTGCTTTGTAGAGGTAAAAACAAGATATAACAATAATTTCGGCACACCCGGTCAGTGCATAGACATAAAGAAAAAGAAACGTATTATAAAAGCCTCTCTGATTTTTATTTATTCAGAGAAGCTTTTGAATTATAATGTGCGATATGACGTTGTAGAGGTGGTTCTAAACTACAAAAACGATTCCTATAGCATAAATCATATAGAGGGCGCTTTTATTCAATAA
- a CDS encoding YifB family Mg chelatase-like AAA ATPase: MAISIYSSTYNGLQGIIINVEVEISRGLPAFNIVGLADTAVRESKERVRSAIINSGYDFPLGKITVNLAPADIKKVGSLLDLPIAIGILAATDQINSEGINNFIIVGELSLNGDITSIRGALPIVIEGIRNNLVKFIVPTDNALECSLIEKAEIYPFDTLNQVTSYLKHRDMLPYKNNCVNRKKESNMDFSEVVGQNATKRALEIACAGGHNIIMFGPPGCGKSMLASRIPTILPSLTYEESLDVTKIYSITGKLHPNEGLIVNRPYRAPHHTATKTALIGGGSQLMPGEITLSHHGILFLDELLEFNKTVLEVLREPLESKQITISRCTGSVVYPADFMLVASLNPCPCGYYLSKVRECTCSDHERIKYLNKLSGPFLDRIDMFSFAYAHNFNEMTSTTKEESSESIRKRVEAARQIQRKRFAMEKLNCNGDMSGRHIRKYCTIDSAAEDILNRYFNKFPFSMRIYNKVLKISRTIADLENSKDITSSHVIEAISYRQFIKGDVI, from the coding sequence TTGGCAATTAGTATTTATAGTTCAACTTATAATGGGTTACAAGGAATAATAATTAACGTAGAGGTAGAGATATCCAGGGGCTTGCCCGCCTTTAATATAGTGGGCTTAGCAGATACAGCTGTTCGAGAATCTAAAGAGAGAGTACGTTCTGCTATTATTAATTCAGGCTATGATTTTCCATTAGGAAAAATTACAGTAAATTTGGCGCCTGCTGACATAAAAAAGGTTGGTTCCCTGCTTGATTTGCCTATTGCAATAGGCATTTTGGCCGCAACAGACCAAATTAATTCTGAAGGAATCAATAATTTTATAATTGTTGGAGAGTTATCTCTAAACGGTGATATCACAAGCATTAGAGGGGCACTTCCCATTGTCATTGAAGGCATTAGAAATAATTTGGTGAAATTTATCGTACCCACTGACAATGCCCTTGAGTGTTCTCTCATTGAAAAAGCTGAAATATATCCCTTTGATACATTGAATCAAGTAACCAGCTATCTTAAGCATCGAGATATGCTGCCCTATAAAAATAACTGTGTCAACCGCAAAAAAGAGAGTAATATGGATTTTTCAGAGGTTGTGGGACAAAACGCTACAAAACGTGCACTGGAGATTGCTTGTGCAGGTGGTCATAATATTATAATGTTTGGCCCCCCAGGCTGTGGTAAATCTATGCTAGCCTCAAGAATTCCAACTATTCTCCCAAGTCTAACATATGAGGAGTCTCTCGATGTTACAAAGATCTACAGTATAACCGGAAAGCTTCATCCCAATGAAGGTTTGATCGTTAACCGCCCCTATAGAGCTCCCCATCATACTGCAACCAAAACCGCCTTAATAGGCGGTGGAAGCCAGCTAATGCCGGGTGAAATTACACTTAGTCATCACGGTATTCTGTTTCTGGATGAACTGTTGGAGTTCAATAAAACCGTATTGGAAGTATTAAGGGAACCACTGGAAAGCAAACAAATAACAATAAGCCGTTGCACGGGCTCTGTAGTCTATCCAGCTGATTTTATGTTGGTTGCTTCTCTAAATCCCTGTCCTTGCGGCTATTACTTGAGCAAGGTAAGAGAATGCACTTGCAGCGATCACGAGAGGATAAAATATTTGAACAAGTTATCCGGTCCTTTTCTTGACCGCATTGATATGTTTAGCTTTGCATATGCCCATAATTTTAATGAGATGACTTCAACCACCAAAGAAGAATCTTCCGAAAGCATTAGGAAAAGGGTAGAAGCTGCAAGACAGATCCAAAGGAAAAGATTTGCTATGGAAAAACTGAATTGCAACGGGGATATGTCCGGCAGACACATAAGAAAGTACTGTACTATAGACTCCGCAGCTGAAGATATCCTTAATAGATATTTTAATAAATTCCCTTTCAGCATGAGAATTTACAATAAAGTATTAAAAATCAGCCGTACCATAGCTGATTTGGAGAATAGCAAGGATATCACATCCTCCCATGTGATTGAAGCCATTAGTTACCGTCAGTTTATAAAGGGAGATGTAATATAG
- the dprA gene encoding DNA-processing protein DprA, with protein MIGDDVMDLYDLWFSSAKLPNEIKRQLMEAFNSTEDLWLAINEYDNVKDYSVLKALKLAMNTEKLKRTNELIEKNGIQTITIKSENYPIMLKNYEDSPFVLYYLGDIEKLNQYKTVSIVGSRLCTIYGRDVADNISSELAKYKVNIVSGLAKGIDSIAHWGAINNGGFTTAVLGCGLDKIYPAENRRLFYEIKEKGCIISEFVPGTPPFAYNFPIRNRIISGMSDLIIVVEAAEKSGSLITASRALDQGKLVMAVPGSVFSDKSKETNRLIKDGAFIFTGIESILDLIGLQYNEKCKGRNAALDNKDMRLVYDLLSDTPMHVDDIVRITNIDISLLYELLLEMQLEDNIKCIAGNFYVKVNKEF; from the coding sequence ATGATTGGTGATGATGTGATGGATTTGTATGATCTCTGGTTTAGTTCGGCTAAATTACCCAATGAGATAAAAAGACAATTAATGGAGGCTTTTAACAGTACAGAGGACCTATGGTTAGCTATAAATGAATATGATAATGTGAAGGATTACTCTGTATTAAAAGCACTTAAATTGGCTATGAACACAGAAAAGTTAAAGCGAACAAATGAACTGATAGAGAAAAACGGTATACAGACTATAACAATTAAATCTGAAAATTACCCCATAATGTTGAAAAATTATGAGGATTCACCTTTTGTACTTTACTACCTGGGGGATATAGAAAAATTAAATCAGTATAAAACTGTTTCAATTGTAGGATCAAGACTATGTACTATCTATGGTAGAGATGTGGCCGATAATATATCCTCAGAGCTTGCAAAATACAAGGTTAATATCGTCAGTGGTCTTGCTAAGGGCATAGATTCCATAGCCCATTGGGGGGCCATTAATAACGGTGGGTTTACAACAGCAGTACTAGGTTGTGGCCTAGATAAAATTTATCCTGCAGAAAATAGAAGACTGTTTTATGAAATTAAAGAAAAGGGGTGCATTATCTCAGAGTTTGTACCAGGCACGCCTCCTTTTGCATATAATTTCCCAATTAGAAATAGAATTATTAGTGGTATGAGTGACCTTATAATAGTTGTTGAGGCTGCTGAAAAGAGCGGTTCGCTGATTACTGCTTCCAGGGCTTTAGATCAAGGTAAGCTTGTAATGGCAGTACCGGGGTCCGTTTTCTCCGACAAGAGTAAGGAAACCAATAGGCTCATAAAGGATGGTGCATTTATATTTACCGGAATAGAGTCCATACTAGATTTAATTGGACTACAATATAATGAAAAGTGTAAAGGGAGAAATGCGGCTTTGGACAACAAAGATATGAGGTTGGTATATGACCTTCTATCAGATACACCTATGCATGTTGACGATATAGTTCGAATAACTAATATTGACATTTCATTATTATATGAGTTATTATTGGAAATGCAACTTGAAGATAATATAAAATGTATTGCAGGCAACTTCTATGTTAAGGTAAATAAGGAGTTTTAA